One genomic window of Triplophysa rosa linkage group LG11, Trosa_1v2, whole genome shotgun sequence includes the following:
- the il21r.1 gene encoding interleukin 21 receptor, tandem duplicate 1 isoform X1 — protein sequence MINARHLRAPATCSSDTATCALPVRHRDVGLQKYTFEEQKEENLLMGVWFTDYCLFTICIMCLSRADHRFFHCYSMMALWQAITLFTVCGLIECNDSVCDVTCTTDFISTLNCSISDSAGTASCYIVANCSDESGAVEGNCSMKSSQSWCTIESEELQAVMTYDTTCSITATPMTKQGGAETPITKNMLLYKSIKLIQPYNLSVEKMDGGFNLTWDVVYRLIEHELYEKLYYRVRLRTKGDSIEKENIFTLDQTQQSMGIASDRLLPGRRYVADVQVAVHPSGFKSTWSEWSSSVEWTCDSPGSENYYFLLLMAVPIVVVLVVLLYNSKLRGVKKMSLWQHIPSPQDYFKPLYHTYQGDFKKWVGPVLTFNNFDVLEKSATLLVLSDRQQTESSEEPANNRNSQQRDSNPFNPASQNSSKLYFLGSSSHVFTHSSGHISMDTVTVSGQEGLMADWSGESHRRSIDDFHNGTEADQRVVEMADGQPGALLHDGRGRIQVLDCDDWHIQDHELENVEQVSLFSYSSNEHSDDGYPQMGLDLDTIDSGFLESDCSSPSGFDGKEHTDTESLEGVGVFQSNYVKQWVTFTAVQVDNSTEN from the exons atgataaatgcccgccatttgcgcgcacccgcgacctgttcgtcagacacagcaacatgcgcgttacctgtcagacacagagacgtgggcttgcagaaatatacatttgaagaacagaaggaagaaaatttgttgatgggcgtgtggttcactgattactgtttgtttacaa TTTGTATAATGTGTTTGAGCAGAGCTGACCACAGATTCTTCCATTGTTACTCCATGATGGCTCTATGGCAAGCCATAACCTTATTTACTGTTTGTGGACTTATAGAGTGCA ATGACAGCGTGTGCGATGTGACCTGCACCACAGACTTCATTTCCACACTGAACTGCTCTATTTCTGACTCGGCAGGAACAGCATCATGTTATATTGTGGCCAACTGCAG TGATGAATCTGGTGCTGTGGAAGGAAACTGTAGTATGAAATCATCACAATCCTGGTGCACAATAGAATCAGAGGAACTGCAGGCGGTTATGACCTATGATACCACTTGCTCTATAACAGCAACACCGATGACCAAACAAGGGGGTGCAGAGACCCCAATAACTAAAAACATGCTCTTATACAAATCTA TTAAGCTTATACAACCTTACAACCTAAGCGTTGAAAAAATGGATGGAGGTTTCAATCTGACATGGGACGTGGTTTATAGGCTTATAGAGCACGAACTGTATGAAAAATTATACTACAGAGTACGGTTACGTACCAAAGGTGACTCAATCGAA AAGGAGAACATTTTCACTCTAGATCAAACCCAGCAGTCAATGGGTATTGCCAGTGATAGACTTCTGCCGGGCCGTCGGTATGTGGCCGACGTCCAGGTTGCAGTGCATCCCAGTGGGTTTAAGTCCACGTGGAGTGAATGGAGCAGCAGTGTAGAATGGACGTGTGACTCTCCTGGATCAGAAAATTATTATTTCCTGCTGTTGATGGCAGTGCCTATTGTGGTGGTGCTGGTGGTGCTCTTGTACAATAGTAAACT ACGGGGAGTCAAAAAGATGTCTTTATGGCAACACATCCCAAGTCCCCAAGACTACTTCAAACCACTTTACCATACATATCAGGGAGACTTTAAG aaatgGGTCGGACCAGTCCTAACTTTCAACAACTTTGATGTTCTGGAGAAGAGCGCCACCCTACTGGTGCTTAGTGACAGGCAGCAGACTGAAAGTTCAGAGGAACCTGCTAACAACAGGAACAGTCAACAGCGAGACTCCAACCCGTTCAATCCCGCCAGTCAAAACTCATCTAAACTCTACTTCCTCGGAAGCAGCAGTCATGTTTTCACTCACTCCAGTGGCCACATATCAATGGACACCGTTACAGTGTCTGGCCAGGAGGGCCTCATGGCCGACTGGTCCGGTGAAAGTCACAGACGGAGCATTGATGATTTTCACAACGGCACAGAAGCCGATCAGAGAGTGGTTGAGATGGCTGATGGCCAGCCGGGGGCGTTGTTACATGATGGCAGGGGGAGAATACAGGTTTTAGACTGTGATGATTGGCATATACAGGACCATGAATTGGAGAACGTTGAACAGGTCTCCCTGTTCTCCTATAGTTCGAATGAGCACTCCGATGATGGTTACCCTCAGATGGGACTGGATTTAGACACCATAGACAGTGGCTTTCTGGAATCAGACTGTTCTAGCCCGTCGGGATTCGATGGGAAGGAACACACCGATACTGAGTCACTGGAGGGAGTGGGAGTCTTCCAGTCGAATTATGTCAAACAGTGGGTGACTTTCACAGCTGTCCAGGTTGATAACAGCACTGAAAACTAA
- the il21r.1 gene encoding interleukin 21 receptor, tandem duplicate 1 isoform X2: MCLSRADHRFFHCYSMMALWQAITLFTVCGLIECNDSVCDVTCTTDFISTLNCSISDSAGTASCYIVANCSDESGAVEGNCSMKSSQSWCTIESEELQAVMTYDTTCSITATPMTKQGGAETPITKNMLLYKSIKLIQPYNLSVEKMDGGFNLTWDVVYRLIEHELYEKLYYRVRLRTKGDSIEKENIFTLDQTQQSMGIASDRLLPGRRYVADVQVAVHPSGFKSTWSEWSSSVEWTCDSPGSENYYFLLLMAVPIVVVLVVLLYNSKLRGVKKMSLWQHIPSPQDYFKPLYHTYQGDFKKWVGPVLTFNNFDVLEKSATLLVLSDRQQTESSEEPANNRNSQQRDSNPFNPASQNSSKLYFLGSSSHVFTHSSGHISMDTVTVSGQEGLMADWSGESHRRSIDDFHNGTEADQRVVEMADGQPGALLHDGRGRIQVLDCDDWHIQDHELENVEQVSLFSYSSNEHSDDGYPQMGLDLDTIDSGFLESDCSSPSGFDGKEHTDTESLEGVGVFQSNYVKQWVTFTAVQVDNSTEN; encoded by the exons ATGTGTTTGAGCAGAGCTGACCACAGATTCTTCCATTGTTACTCCATGATGGCTCTATGGCAAGCCATAACCTTATTTACTGTTTGTGGACTTATAGAGTGCA ATGACAGCGTGTGCGATGTGACCTGCACCACAGACTTCATTTCCACACTGAACTGCTCTATTTCTGACTCGGCAGGAACAGCATCATGTTATATTGTGGCCAACTGCAG TGATGAATCTGGTGCTGTGGAAGGAAACTGTAGTATGAAATCATCACAATCCTGGTGCACAATAGAATCAGAGGAACTGCAGGCGGTTATGACCTATGATACCACTTGCTCTATAACAGCAACACCGATGACCAAACAAGGGGGTGCAGAGACCCCAATAACTAAAAACATGCTCTTATACAAATCTA TTAAGCTTATACAACCTTACAACCTAAGCGTTGAAAAAATGGATGGAGGTTTCAATCTGACATGGGACGTGGTTTATAGGCTTATAGAGCACGAACTGTATGAAAAATTATACTACAGAGTACGGTTACGTACCAAAGGTGACTCAATCGAA AAGGAGAACATTTTCACTCTAGATCAAACCCAGCAGTCAATGGGTATTGCCAGTGATAGACTTCTGCCGGGCCGTCGGTATGTGGCCGACGTCCAGGTTGCAGTGCATCCCAGTGGGTTTAAGTCCACGTGGAGTGAATGGAGCAGCAGTGTAGAATGGACGTGTGACTCTCCTGGATCAGAAAATTATTATTTCCTGCTGTTGATGGCAGTGCCTATTGTGGTGGTGCTGGTGGTGCTCTTGTACAATAGTAAACT ACGGGGAGTCAAAAAGATGTCTTTATGGCAACACATCCCAAGTCCCCAAGACTACTTCAAACCACTTTACCATACATATCAGGGAGACTTTAAG aaatgGGTCGGACCAGTCCTAACTTTCAACAACTTTGATGTTCTGGAGAAGAGCGCCACCCTACTGGTGCTTAGTGACAGGCAGCAGACTGAAAGTTCAGAGGAACCTGCTAACAACAGGAACAGTCAACAGCGAGACTCCAACCCGTTCAATCCCGCCAGTCAAAACTCATCTAAACTCTACTTCCTCGGAAGCAGCAGTCATGTTTTCACTCACTCCAGTGGCCACATATCAATGGACACCGTTACAGTGTCTGGCCAGGAGGGCCTCATGGCCGACTGGTCCGGTGAAAGTCACAGACGGAGCATTGATGATTTTCACAACGGCACAGAAGCCGATCAGAGAGTGGTTGAGATGGCTGATGGCCAGCCGGGGGCGTTGTTACATGATGGCAGGGGGAGAATACAGGTTTTAGACTGTGATGATTGGCATATACAGGACCATGAATTGGAGAACGTTGAACAGGTCTCCCTGTTCTCCTATAGTTCGAATGAGCACTCCGATGATGGTTACCCTCAGATGGGACTGGATTTAGACACCATAGACAGTGGCTTTCTGGAATCAGACTGTTCTAGCCCGTCGGGATTCGATGGGAAGGAACACACCGATACTGAGTCACTGGAGGGAGTGGGAGTCTTCCAGTCGAATTATGTCAAACAGTGGGTGACTTTCACAGCTGTCCAGGTTGATAACAGCACTGAAAACTAA